GAACACCGTCCTGGCCCATGGCGGCAGCTTCCCCTCCCGACCGGACAGTGAGATGACCACGGCAGTGGCTAACATGAACACTCCCATCAGGATGATGGCCGTGATGGTCAAAATTCCTGGAGAAGAAGCCGTGCCGATACTTATATTTACCTTTACTGTCGGTATCTGCCATAGATATACCATCtatcttaatctccaagcagacgctgGGTGGAAAATCGTAAAGTTTTTTTACCAACAGTTCTGTACCCCAACGTTTATGTAGACGGTTttagcaacaacaaaaagcaACTGGTTAGAAAactgtctgcttggagatgaatcTATCTAAGATAATCGCACATACCGACAGTACTTATGAAGTGAATGAAACACGACtggaaagaaaaatgttattgccatggcgacgatgGTCTCTGAATAAAGAACATAAAATACATATGTCTGACATTAGTGTAACAGGCAGTATTCTGGGACGAATGCCGCCGGCCTCCATGGATCCTGAATGAGACACTTTGAACCGTTAAGTACCTGAGCTGAGATACTAGTTCTTCCTGTATACATTTTCCCTGGAGACTAACATTCCCAATGGACTACctgtggatatatatatatttccgTGCAACTCCTAAAATTCTTGCACactgcacacaatactataccattaggctcgcctttgaggcgttgccaaaaaagcTAGATAGATTACCCAGCAAAGGGAAGGTGGCGCTCCTCGGCAGGAAGTCGTTGATGACCACCAGGGACACGAACATGGACAGCAGGATGCTCATGCCGTAGGACAACCGGTCACCCTTGTCGATGGGCACGCAGAACGTGATTCCCATCAGCACCACCAGGACGATGGACGGAGACACTGTGGTGCACATGTGGTACAGGGAGTTTCGCTGGAGCTGTAGGTCCAGACATGCCTGCGGCAAAAGTGATGATGTTGCACGTTGATACAGGTTGCATTTCGCTGTGGTAAGCATCTGTGCCACTACATTGCCCTTGCAGTGACGTAGTGTCACAATCTATCTACACTAGAATTATTTATAACATAACGGTTATTGGCCACTAGCAACATTAAATTCCTATCTGTTGTCTTGATTTTCACACTTCCCTCCAAGAGAAGGGCCCCAACTTTGCTGACCACAGTCTACCCCTCTCTCCTGTCGCTTCTTCTAAGGTCACCTGGTATGGAGGAGGACATATGCATCACGTGCAACCGGTTCGCTGTACCCAACATAGTACTGTGATTGGTACGCCAAAGTAAGCAGTACTCATACCGTCGTGTTTTCGACGCGCATGTTGTAGACGACGTCCCATTCTCCCCGTTTGAGGCGCTTGTGTTGATGACacgtgatgacgtcatcgccAATGTCGTCCATCCCCGCGCAGACGAAGACCTCGTTGGACCGGAAGTCGCCCCTGATGCACACGTTACACGTCATGTTATCGAACGGGAACAGGAAGTGGTCCAGGATACAGGTGGTGACGAGGATGGTCTCTATGATGTATGACAATGATAACGTTTTGATACATTGCTGTACATCTCCGCGGTATCAATTATGTTGTGTGGGAGATCAGATGTTACTGTTGGGCAGATATATATCACCCCCACTGTATTTACATCTCAACAGAAGACATTACATATAAGCATAAGATTTATCTTACTCGTTGAAG
The sequence above is drawn from the Branchiostoma floridae strain S238N-H82 chromosome 4, Bfl_VNyyK, whole genome shotgun sequence genome and encodes:
- the LOC118414067 gene encoding neuronal acetylcholine receptor subunit alpha-9-like; translation: MSHTGEVTWTIETILVTTCILDHFLFPFDNMTCNVCIRGDFRSNEVFVCAGMDDIGDDVITCHQHKRLKRGEWDVVYNMRVENTTACLDLQLQRNSLYHMCTTVSPSIVLVVLMGITFCVPIDKGDRLSYGMSILLSMFVSLVVINDFLPRSATFPLLGILTITAIILMGVFMLATAVVISLSGREGKLPPWARTVFLKYCAMAMLLGDLTKKCRRKEEPPAINSIDATMASPTERMPSFTVDSFNLEEEPRRRLNLMKILVSTNTVMWRIQNTMVATQSTLHKLNMWLGKNEEDSRDGDEESEWMVLSRVLDRLCFVLYFSCLFMTLPIALYSRPN